In Bacillota bacterium, a single genomic region encodes these proteins:
- a CDS encoding type II toxin-antitoxin system VapC family toxin yields MTAPVFIDTNVPMYAAGRPHPCREAARDTIRGIVSGHIDAVTDSEVLQEILYRYFAIGEKATGLAVFDSFAAIMKDRVLPVTEADVMLARQFAGSSNNNLSPRDLIHLAVMKSHSITRIITADAAFDTVEWVQRSDLRAVAK; encoded by the coding sequence ATGACAGCGCCAGTCTTTATCGATACGAACGTGCCGATGTACGCAGCCGGGCGTCCCCATCCCTGCCGCGAGGCAGCCCGCGACACCATCCGGGGGATCGTTAGTGGGCACATCGATGCTGTCACCGACTCCGAGGTGCTCCAGGAAATCCTGTACCGCTACTTCGCCATCGGCGAGAAAGCCACGGGGCTTGCGGTGTTCGATTCCTTTGCTGCGATAATGAAAGACAGGGTGTTGCCAGTAACAGAGGCAGACGTGATGCTTGCGAGGCAGTTCGCGGGCTCATCTAATAATAACCTGAGCCCGCGGGATCTCATTCACCTCGCTGTCATGAAAAGCCACAGCATAACCCGAATAATCACCGCAGACGCTGCGTTTGACACGGTGGAGTGGGTGCAGCGGTCCGACTTGCGGGCGGTGGCGAAGTAG
- a CDS encoding winged helix-turn-helix transcriptional regulator, producing MLLQYVAKHGRITRREAAELCRLSPDQAYRLLTRLTEEGQLARHGTKKGAWYERRV from the coding sequence ATGCTGCTGCAATACGTAGCAAAGCACGGCCGGATCACTCGCAGGGAGGCGGCAGAGCTGTGCCGGTTGTCGCCAGATCAAGCCTATCGGCTACTCACGCGGCTGACCGAAGAAGGGCAGCTCGCACGACACGGAACCAAGAAAGGAGCCTGGTATGAGCGCCGCGTATAG